In one Nocardia tengchongensis genomic region, the following are encoded:
- a CDS encoding cupin domain-containing protein: MPVVHAADIQPHEMHGSRFTPLIRPGAGSSELCVWRLEIGPRVLGVEHRVHREEAFVVLAGSITITIEGESSDLAAGDAAVAPAKSVIRLANPADRPAEVLVSAPVGFTGELLDGTVVNPPWVN, from the coding sequence ATGCCTGTCGTCCACGCCGCCGATATCCAGCCCCACGAGATGCACGGTTCCCGTTTCACCCCTTTGATCCGCCCCGGCGCCGGCAGCAGCGAGCTGTGCGTCTGGCGGCTCGAGATCGGCCCCCGCGTTCTGGGTGTCGAGCACCGCGTCCACCGCGAGGAGGCGTTCGTGGTGCTCGCCGGTTCGATCACGATCACCATCGAGGGCGAGTCCTCGGACCTGGCCGCCGGCGATGCGGCGGTGGCTCCGGCGAAATCGGTCATCCGCCTGGCCAATCCGGCCGACCGGCCCGCCGAGGTGCTGGTCAGCGCCCCGGTCGGCTTCACCGGTGAACTGCTCGACGGCACCGTGGTGAACCCGCCCTGGGTGAACTGA